Proteins from a single region of Stigmatella erecta:
- a CDS encoding DUF3592 domain-containing protein, with translation MQFAIPHAPRPVRFSQVPGALGRLLRTVALGLGLMAVLGGGASLVGRFFLQERAFLGRAQPVRGLIAGVRLPPKAERENAEATLEVLYSHQGRQYSAGEVRTTAAYAEGLGHGAEVTLLVDPAQPDRPREAGFARSRAGAVNLLPWALGVGALGALALFVRELRRTLRAEVEPLRLGALVWLTPEGPLPETRKEVVFPATYWRQDVKHTVQARARPGRAPVRNGEKVLAAVVPRQPRWVRVIDEDLARTLGWIR, from the coding sequence GTGCAGTTCGCCATTCCCCACGCGCCCCGTCCCGTCCGGTTCTCCCAGGTGCCGGGCGCCCTCGGGCGGCTGCTGCGAACCGTGGCCCTGGGGCTGGGGCTCATGGCGGTGCTCGGCGGGGGGGCCTCCCTCGTGGGGCGCTTCTTCCTCCAGGAGCGCGCCTTCCTCGGCCGGGCCCAGCCGGTGCGCGGCCTGATCGCGGGCGTGCGGTTGCCTCCCAAGGCCGAGCGGGAGAACGCCGAGGCCACCCTGGAGGTGCTCTACAGCCACCAGGGCCGGCAGTACTCGGCGGGTGAGGTGCGCACCACCGCCGCGTATGCCGAGGGGCTGGGGCATGGGGCCGAGGTGACGCTGCTCGTGGACCCCGCGCAGCCGGACCGCCCCCGGGAGGCGGGGTTCGCCCGGTCCCGGGCCGGGGCGGTGAACCTGCTGCCCTGGGCCCTGGGGGTGGGCGCGCTGGGCGCCCTGGCCCTGTTCGTCCGGGAGCTGCGGCGTACCCTGCGCGCGGAGGTGGAGCCCCTGCGGCTGGGCGCCCTGGTGTGGCTCACCCCGGAGGGCCCGCTGCCGGAGACCCGGAAGGAGGTGGTCTTCCCGGCCACCTACTGGCGGCAGGACGTGAAACACACCGTCCAGGCCCGGGCCCGCCCAGGCCGGGCGCCCGTGCGCAACGGCGAGAAGGTGCTGGCCGCGGTGGTGCCCCGGCAGCCGCGCTGGGTTCGCGTGATCGACGAGGATCTGGCCCGGACGCTGGGGTGGATTCGCTGA
- a CDS encoding N-acetylmuramoyl-L-alanine amidase, whose protein sequence is MRTRLVLCLLLLSSVAAAAKRDAAEEAYQEARTAYYALKGDAARRKLRHHWLSVAHRFEAVASAHPKSPRAPDALFTAGELMNELSRISFLAEDQQAAVTDYSKLLEAHPRHRLADDAAFLLARIYLDRQDQPEAARRVLTESLALTSKGDRSRDIKDLLASLPAAKAPPARKPAAPAVAEAPPARHEPATPSLTEAIAKVNRDTPPAKPEPVVVPVKLSEAPAAATPPPPPAAEPPPVLVLPSPAIAVAQPKPEASPQPITAPVDQHVSESRLKTAAKMSRQAQLTLVEQLGLKVRRVVIDAGHGGHDTGAIGRGNTREKDITLAISQKLAAELRGRGLEVLLTREDDRYLKLEDRAAFANEARGDLFISIHCNSATNRKLRGVETYTLNLSSDRYSIRLAARENASTEKGISDLQFILADLATKANTGESTRLATQVQKNLVSHLAKDFPGTRDLGTKEALFYVLLGAKMPAILVETAFLSHPDDEKRLGTAEYQDTLAKSIAQGVEDFLNDRNRLAKIN, encoded by the coding sequence ATGCGCACCCGGCTCGTTCTCTGCCTCCTGCTGCTGTCGAGCGTCGCCGCCGCGGCCAAGCGGGACGCGGCCGAAGAGGCCTATCAAGAGGCACGCACGGCCTACTACGCCCTGAAGGGGGATGCCGCTCGTCGCAAGCTGCGCCACCACTGGCTCAGCGTGGCCCACCGCTTCGAGGCCGTGGCCAGCGCGCACCCGAAGAGCCCGCGCGCCCCGGACGCGCTCTTCACCGCGGGCGAGCTGATGAACGAGCTCAGCCGCATCTCCTTCCTCGCCGAGGACCAGCAGGCGGCCGTCACCGACTACTCCAAGCTGCTGGAGGCCCACCCCCGGCACCGGCTCGCCGATGACGCGGCGTTCCTGCTGGCGCGCATCTACCTGGATCGCCAGGATCAGCCCGAGGCCGCCCGCCGCGTGCTGACGGAGAGCCTCGCCCTCACCTCCAAGGGCGACCGGAGCCGTGACATCAAGGATCTGCTCGCCTCGCTGCCCGCGGCCAAGGCGCCCCCCGCGCGCAAGCCGGCGGCCCCCGCCGTGGCCGAGGCGCCTCCCGCCCGGCACGAGCCCGCCACGCCCTCGCTGACGGAGGCCATCGCCAAGGTGAACCGGGACACCCCGCCCGCCAAGCCCGAGCCCGTGGTCGTCCCGGTGAAGCTGTCCGAGGCCCCCGCCGCCGCCACGCCGCCGCCCCCGCCTGCCGCGGAACCGCCCCCCGTGCTCGTTCTTCCCTCGCCCGCGATCGCCGTGGCGCAGCCGAAGCCCGAGGCCTCGCCCCAGCCCATCACCGCCCCGGTGGATCAGCACGTGTCCGAGTCGCGCCTCAAGACGGCGGCGAAGATGTCGCGCCAGGCGCAGCTCACGCTCGTGGAGCAGCTGGGCCTCAAGGTGCGTCGGGTCGTCATCGACGCGGGGCATGGCGGCCATGACACGGGCGCCATCGGCCGGGGGAACACGCGCGAGAAGGACATCACGCTCGCCATCTCCCAGAAGCTCGCCGCCGAGCTGCGCGGGCGCGGCCTGGAGGTGCTCCTCACGCGCGAGGACGACCGCTACCTCAAGCTGGAGGACCGGGCCGCCTTCGCCAACGAGGCGCGCGGTGACCTGTTCATCTCCATCCACTGCAACTCGGCCACCAACCGCAAGCTGCGCGGCGTGGAGACCTACACGTTGAACCTCTCCTCGGACCGCTACTCCATCCGGCTCGCGGCCCGCGAGAACGCCTCCACCGAGAAGGGCATCAGCGACCTGCAGTTCATCCTCGCGGACCTGGCCACCAAGGCCAACACGGGCGAGTCCACGCGCCTGGCCACCCAGGTGCAGAAGAACCTCGTGAGCCACCTGGCCAAGGACTTCCCGGGCACGCGGGACCTGGGCACCAAGGAGGCCCTCTTCTACGTGCTCCTGGGCGCGAAGATGCCGGCCATCCTCGTCGAGACGGCGTTCCTGTCCCACCCCGACGACGAGAAGCGCCTGGGCACCGCCGAGTACCAGGACACCCTGGCCAAGTCGATCGCCCAGGGCGTGGAGGACTTCCTCAACGATCGCAACCGGCTGGCGAAGATCAACTGA
- a CDS encoding TVP38/TMEM64 family protein: MTMSHRCKGWLRVLAPLVLSLGGLATLRLLGPDALDQQQLRRWIAPLGPAAPWVYVLALGLRPVTLLPGHVFAAVGGMLFGTLAGTAYALLGSFLGAAVLFFPARKLGQRPLRRLAGPRYEALVRIARKHDFQFAFLATINPLLPTDPMLIAAAASGARFWPSVAGMVLGTLPGTFLMVQFGSGLAQGRAWMTGVSAAGLVGSLVLGGLLGRRIYREICEAPPPEPGTPAPPARGERRSLPAVS; encoded by the coding sequence ATGACCATGTCGCACAGGTGCAAAGGGTGGCTTCGGGTGCTGGCCCCGCTGGTGCTCTCCCTGGGCGGGTTGGCCACGCTCCGCCTGCTAGGTCCAGATGCGCTGGATCAGCAGCAGTTGCGGCGGTGGATCGCCCCACTGGGCCCGGCCGCTCCCTGGGTGTACGTGCTGGCACTGGGCTTGCGGCCCGTCACCTTGCTGCCTGGGCACGTGTTCGCCGCCGTGGGGGGCATGCTCTTCGGCACCCTGGCAGGCACAGCGTACGCTCTGTTGGGCAGCTTCCTGGGGGCGGCGGTGCTCTTCTTTCCGGCCCGGAAGCTGGGCCAGCGGCCGCTGCGCCGCCTGGCGGGCCCCCGCTACGAGGCGCTCGTCCGCATTGCACGAAAGCACGATTTCCAATTCGCGTTTCTGGCCACCATCAACCCCCTGCTGCCCACGGATCCGATGCTGATCGCCGCGGCGGCCTCGGGGGCGCGCTTCTGGCCCTCGGTGGCGGGGATGGTGCTGGGCACCCTGCCGGGCACGTTCCTCATGGTGCAGTTCGGCAGTGGACTGGCCCAGGGCCGCGCGTGGATGACGGGGGTATCCGCGGCGGGGCTCGTGGGCTCGCTCGTGCTCGGGGGGCTGCTGGGCCGCCGCATCTACCGGGAGATCTGCGAGGCGCCACCGCCGGAGCCCGGGACGCCCGCGCCTCCCGCGCGCGGCGAGAGGCGGTCCTTGCCCGCCGTCAGTTGA
- a CDS encoding general stress protein gives MSDKDNKGSMTVAEAGRKGGETVRNERGREFYETIGRKGGATVKAERGRSFYEEIGRKGGETVKAERGAKFYEEIGKKGGDRVKATRGPNFYEEIGRKGGQKVKKLIEEGKRAARAAMAQPEPAPAAESASSAPAAPVAPVAPEGQEPQRE, from the coding sequence ATGTCAGACAAGGACAACAAGGGCAGCATGACGGTGGCCGAGGCGGGACGGAAGGGTGGAGAGACCGTCCGCAATGAGCGCGGCCGCGAGTTCTACGAGACCATCGGCCGCAAGGGAGGTGCGACCGTGAAGGCCGAGCGTGGCCGCTCCTTCTACGAGGAGATTGGCCGCAAGGGCGGCGAGACCGTGAAGGCCGAGCGCGGCGCGAAGTTCTACGAGGAGATCGGCAAGAAGGGCGGCGATCGCGTGAAGGCCACGCGGGGGCCCAACTTCTACGAGGAGATCGGCCGCAAGGGTGGGCAGAAGGTGAAGAAGCTCATCGAAGAGGGCAAGCGCGCGGCCCGGGCGGCGATGGCCCAGCCCGAGCCGGCCCCGGCGGCGGAGAGCGCGAGCAGCGCCCCCGCGGCCCCGGTGGCCCCCGTGGCCCCCGAGGGCCAGGAGCCCCAGCGCGAGTAG